A stretch of the Thiomicrorhabdus xiamenensis genome encodes the following:
- a CDS encoding ABC transporter permease, whose product MTMVWLWTDFLLWLLLMVFIFGWRSIRRSPQSQKQWRKIFQSKIAMAAVVVLSTYFSLALLDSVHFKINPQQTLQQGPVASYINPYLQDWVDPQLHGKTLSLLDLFSQHLILSTERTYSAPFALQEYSSSIVYTENGVEQQFKPLQYAGQHLDNPDEIFKDVIIKSIYALVLSFFITLAIWVVHGYFRIKAYIFRDITVKIEPLPWNSFYLALLTVIFVLTWLFYLSHYYHVLGTDKVGQDVLYQSIKAIRTGVMIGLLTTLVMLPLALILGISAGYFKGWIDDIIQYLYTTLNSIPGVLLIAAAVLVMQSILNTHSDWFGSTEERADMRLLFLILILGITSWTGLCRLLRAETLKISQVEYVAAAKAFGLGGFSIIRRHIMPNLMHLVLIALVLDFSGLVLAEAVLSYVGVGVDPTTPSWGNMINQARLEMAREPMVWWSLASAFGFMFILVLAANLFSDRVQWVLDPRAH is encoded by the coding sequence ATGACAATGGTGTGGTTATGGACCGATTTTCTTTTATGGTTACTGCTGATGGTTTTTATCTTCGGCTGGCGTTCGATCCGTCGTTCGCCGCAGTCACAAAAGCAATGGCGAAAAATTTTTCAATCCAAGATCGCTATGGCTGCGGTGGTTGTTTTGAGTACTTATTTTTCACTGGCATTGCTCGACTCGGTCCACTTTAAAATAAACCCTCAGCAAACGCTTCAGCAAGGGCCTGTTGCCAGTTACATAAATCCTTATCTTCAAGACTGGGTTGATCCACAATTGCACGGCAAAACACTCAGTCTGCTGGATCTTTTCTCCCAGCATCTTATTTTGTCTACCGAAAGAACTTATTCCGCACCTTTTGCGCTGCAGGAATACAGCAGTTCGATCGTCTATACCGAAAACGGTGTTGAACAGCAATTCAAACCGCTTCAGTACGCCGGTCAGCATCTTGATAACCCGGATGAAATATTCAAGGATGTAATAATCAAAAGCATTTATGCGCTGGTGTTGAGTTTTTTCATCACCCTGGCCATCTGGGTGGTTCACGGTTATTTCCGCATTAAAGCTTACATATTCAGGGATATCACCGTAAAAATCGAGCCTTTGCCGTGGAACAGTTTCTACCTCGCTTTATTGACTGTCATATTTGTGTTGACCTGGTTATTTTATCTGAGCCATTACTATCATGTATTGGGTACCGACAAGGTCGGACAGGATGTTCTGTATCAGTCAATTAAAGCGATTCGTACCGGTGTGATGATCGGTCTACTGACGACTCTAGTCATGCTGCCTCTGGCCTTGATTCTCGGAATATCCGCGGGCTATTTTAAAGGCTGGATTGATGACATTATTCAGTACCTGTACACCACTTTAAATTCGATTCCCGGCGTGTTATTGATCGCTGCGGCGGTATTGGTTATGCAATCGATCCTCAATACGCATAGTGACTGGTTCGGTTCCACAGAGGAGCGTGCCGACATGCGTTTACTGTTTTTGATTTTAATTCTCGGTATTACCAGTTGGACAGGCCTATGTCGTCTTTTGCGTGCGGAAACCTTGAAAATATCCCAGGTCGAATATGTCGCTGCAGCCAAAGCCTTCGGTTTGGGCGGTTTTAGTATTATCAGACGGCATATTATGCCGAACCTGATGCATTTGGTATTGATCGCTCTGGTGCTGGACTTCAGTGGTTTGGTTCTGGCCGAAGCCGTTTTGTCCTATGTCGGAGTTGGGGTTGACCCGACTACGCCGAGTTGGGGAAATATGATCAATCAGGCACGCTTGGAAATGGCTCGCGAGCCGATGGTCTGGTGGTCTCTGGCGTCGGCCTTCGGTTTTATGTTTATTCTGGTACTGGCGGCCAATCTGTTTTCCGACCGTGTGCAGTGGGTACTTGACCCTCGCGCCCATTAA
- a CDS encoding ABC transporter ATP-binding protein produces the protein MPKSYEFPVLSVLNLSVEAQGKKLVDKVTFDIHKGEIFALVGESGSGKSLTSLAIMRLLPQALQITEGSIELEDQNLFDLSEAQMQSMRGKKVAMIFQEPMTSLNPVMTVGAQVAEVLRVHLHLRSKAARSRVIELFEEVGIPEPEQRYNWYPHQLSGGQKQRVMIAMALACEPDLLIADEPTTALDVTIQAQVLQLLKKIREERKLSILFITHDMGVVHEMADTIAVMKQGTLVELAHKERFFKSPRHSYTQKLLADAIPKRHERVQTVSEPLLKLEQLKVHFPIKKGIFQRTVGYVKAVDGVDLEIPKGQTLALVGESGSGKSTIGQAILNLTRATDGDVIYFQKESVAGQNDAMVPVFLNSLSESAMRPMRKKVQVIFQDPFSALNPRMTISEIIREGMNSLKVGPKARDEQDQRIEQLLMQVGLLPEHMDRYPHEFSGGQRQRIGIARALAVEPELIICDEPTSALDVSVRAQVLQLLHDLQQEYGISYLFITHDLSIVPTIAHRVAVMQQGRIVEQGEIDQVMRQPQHEYTQALLASAPELVRKALDAA, from the coding sequence ATGCCAAAAAGTTATGAGTTTCCGGTTTTGAGCGTTTTAAACCTTTCCGTTGAGGCTCAAGGAAAAAAGCTGGTCGACAAGGTGACTTTTGATATTCATAAAGGTGAGATATTTGCCTTGGTTGGAGAGTCAGGCAGCGGAAAATCCCTGACCTCACTGGCGATTATGCGTCTTCTGCCTCAGGCGTTGCAGATTACCGAAGGTTCGATTGAATTGGAAGATCAGAATCTATTCGATTTGAGCGAGGCGCAGATGCAATCGATGCGCGGCAAAAAAGTCGCAATGATTTTTCAGGAGCCGATGACTTCGCTTAACCCGGTGATGACAGTCGGTGCTCAGGTTGCCGAAGTTTTGCGAGTACATTTGCATTTACGCTCCAAGGCGGCTCGTAGCCGGGTAATTGAGTTATTTGAAGAAGTCGGTATTCCCGAGCCCGAACAGCGTTACAACTGGTATCCACATCAGCTTTCCGGCGGGCAGAAACAGCGGGTTATGATTGCCATGGCTTTGGCCTGCGAGCCGGATCTGCTGATCGCCGATGAACCGACAACCGCCCTGGATGTTACGATTCAGGCGCAGGTATTGCAGCTGCTTAAAAAAATCCGCGAGGAGCGCAAGCTTTCCATACTGTTTATTACCCACGATATGGGTGTGGTACATGAAATGGCGGATACCATTGCGGTCATGAAGCAAGGGACTTTGGTGGAACTGGCGCATAAAGAACGCTTTTTCAAAAGCCCGCGTCACAGCTATACCCAAAAACTGCTTGCCGACGCGATTCCTAAACGGCATGAGCGTGTACAGACCGTCAGCGAACCTTTGCTTAAACTCGAGCAGCTCAAAGTGCATTTCCCGATTAAGAAAGGGATCTTCCAGCGCACTGTCGGTTATGTTAAAGCGGTTGATGGGGTAGATTTAGAAATACCGAAAGGACAGACGCTGGCACTGGTCGGGGAGTCAGGAAGTGGTAAGAGCACAATTGGCCAGGCGATTTTAAACCTGACAAGGGCAACGGACGGCGACGTTATCTACTTTCAGAAAGAGTCAGTGGCTGGCCAGAATGACGCTATGGTACCGGTCTTCCTGAACTCGCTTTCGGAATCCGCAATGCGTCCGATGCGCAAAAAGGTACAGGTTATTTTTCAGGATCCGTTTTCTGCGCTGAATCCGCGTATGACTATCAGCGAAATTATTCGCGAGGGAATGAATAGTCTCAAAGTCGGCCCGAAAGCTCGTGATGAACAGGATCAGAGAATCGAGCAACTGTTGATGCAAGTCGGGTTGCTTCCCGAGCATATGGATCGTTATCCGCATGAATTTTCCGGCGGTCAGCGTCAGCGTATCGGTATTGCACGTGCTTTGGCCGTCGAGCCGGAGCTGATTATTTGTGACGAACCGACCAGTGCCTTGGACGTCAGCGTGCGTGCACAAGTATTGCAGTTGTTGCATGATTTGCAGCAGGAATACGGGATTTCCTATCTGTTTATTACCCATGATCTGTCGATTGTGCCGACCATCGCCCATCGTGTCGCGGTGATGCAGCAAGGGCGGATTGTCGAACAGGGCGAAATTGATCAGGTAATGCGCCAACCGCAGCATGAGTATACACAAGCCTTGTTGGCTTCAGCTCCTGAGCTGGTTCGCAAAGCGTTGGATGCAGCCTGA
- a CDS encoding SDR family NAD(P)-dependent oxidoreductase encodes MKTHLITGAANGLGRELSRQLIAQGDSVILLDKDMKPLVQLYDELEEIAPQKAFLYPIDLLGANIDHYKEFGEILTKEFGELDSVFLNAAILPAFTPIEHFDYTQWYEVLHTNLNAHFHIIQQTLPLLLKSGGNLVAVSDSAVHETPAFYGAYGVAKCGLEQLMHSVAAENSASRMHCFIAELGAFATESRGRLFPGENPTQITSAESMVQALLSQMQAHTLLQGKATLINL; translated from the coding sequence ATGAAAACACATCTGATTACCGGTGCCGCAAACGGCCTCGGACGAGAACTGAGCCGCCAACTGATCGCTCAAGGTGACAGCGTCATTCTTCTGGACAAGGATATGAAGCCGCTGGTTCAGCTGTATGACGAACTTGAAGAAATCGCTCCACAAAAAGCGTTTCTCTACCCGATAGATCTGCTCGGCGCGAATATCGACCACTATAAAGAATTCGGTGAAATCCTGACAAAAGAGTTCGGCGAGCTGGACAGTGTATTCCTGAATGCAGCCATCCTTCCGGCCTTTACCCCGATTGAGCATTTCGACTATACCCAGTGGTATGAAGTGCTGCATACGAACCTGAATGCCCATTTTCACATTATCCAGCAGACTTTGCCTCTGCTACTGAAAAGTGGCGGAAATCTGGTCGCGGTTTCGGATTCGGCGGTTCACGAAACCCCTGCTTTTTACGGCGCCTATGGGGTCGCAAAATGCGGTCTGGAGCAACTGATGCACAGTGTCGCCGCGGAAAACAGCGCCAGTCGCATGCACTGTTTTATTGCTGAGCTAGGGGCTTTTGCTACGGAATCCCGTGGCCGCCTTTTTCCAGGAGAAAATCCGACGCAGATCACCAGCGCCGAAAGCATGGTTCAGGCGCTCTTAAGCCAGATGCAGGCTCATACGCTCCTGCAGGGCAAAGCGACTTTAATCAATTTGTAA
- a CDS encoding HAD family hydrolase, with the protein MDTSAHDINCVLFDLDGTLLDTSYDFAYAMHLTCEHFNQKTLRYQDLRKTVSQGGLAMTKLAFPELEGEELEQRRQFFLDVYFNNIDRHTRIFPGLESGLEHLAKKDASWGIVTNKPTWLTEKLLQNVYFPSTPKTVICGDTLAVRKPFPEPMLLAAKECGSAPENCIYLGDHPRDIEAGINAKMMTGAALFGYLPEQAEDKDWPADLFFNTPYEISQFIENRF; encoded by the coding sequence GTGGACACTTCCGCTCACGACATCAACTGCGTCCTGTTCGACTTGGACGGTACCTTACTGGACACCTCGTATGACTTTGCTTATGCAATGCATTTGACGTGCGAGCATTTCAATCAGAAGACACTACGCTATCAGGATTTACGTAAAACCGTTTCGCAGGGAGGACTGGCGATGACCAAACTGGCCTTCCCCGAACTAGAAGGCGAGGAACTGGAACAACGCCGCCAATTTTTTCTGGATGTCTATTTCAATAATATCGACCGCCATACCCGTATATTTCCGGGCCTTGAAAGCGGCCTCGAACATTTGGCTAAAAAAGACGCCTCATGGGGAATCGTGACCAATAAGCCAACCTGGTTGACGGAAAAACTGTTGCAGAACGTCTATTTTCCAAGCACACCTAAAACCGTTATTTGCGGTGACACACTGGCGGTAAGAAAGCCTTTTCCCGAACCGATGCTACTGGCAGCAAAAGAGTGCGGCAGCGCACCGGAAAATTGCATTTACCTGGGCGATCATCCACGTGATATCGAAGCAGGCATTAACGCCAAAATGATGACTGGTGCCGCCCTGTTCGGCTACCTGCCGGAACAGGCCGAAGACAAAGACTGGCCCGCCGATCTGTTTTTCAACACCCCGTATGAAATCAGTCAATTTATCGAAAACCGGTTTTAA
- the ubiG gene encoding bifunctional 2-polyprenyl-6-hydroxyphenol methylase/3-demethylubiquinol 3-O-methyltransferase UbiG yields the protein MTSEPITEQHSKDNADQQELDNFNRLSSTWWDENGEFAALHKINPFRIEFIKRWQSIENQSVLDIGCGGGILSEALARENADVTGIDLAQEVLTVARLHSLDQEVKVNYQLISAEDYAAQNPGKHDVVTCMEMLEHVPDPQSIIQAAANTVKPGGWVFFSTLNRNYKAYLLAILAAENVLNLVPKGTHTYDKFITPAEMDAMARKSGLQLKDSAGIEFNPLLNRYGLNDKLDINYLLAYQKNY from the coding sequence ATGACCTCCGAACCGATTACTGAACAGCACAGTAAGGATAATGCAGACCAGCAAGAACTGGATAATTTCAACCGTTTATCGAGCACTTGGTGGGACGAAAACGGTGAATTCGCTGCATTGCATAAAATCAATCCCTTCAGAATCGAATTTATCAAACGCTGGCAGTCTATTGAAAATCAATCCGTTTTGGATATCGGCTGCGGCGGCGGAATCCTTTCCGAAGCCTTAGCCAGAGAAAATGCCGATGTTACCGGAATCGACCTTGCTCAGGAAGTTCTCACGGTTGCCCGCCTGCACAGCCTTGATCAGGAAGTTAAGGTCAACTACCAGCTTATCAGTGCCGAAGACTATGCGGCACAAAACCCAGGCAAGCACGATGTTGTAACCTGCATGGAGATGCTGGAACACGTTCCTGACCCGCAATCGATTATTCAAGCGGCTGCGAATACGGTCAAACCAGGCGGTTGGGTTTTCTTTTCGACCTTAAACCGTAATTACAAAGCCTACCTGCTGGCAATCCTGGCCGCAGAAAACGTCTTGAACCTGGTTCCTAAAGGAACCCATACCTACGACAAGTTCATTACCCCTGCAGAGATGGATGCCATGGCACGCAAATCGGGTCTGCAACTAAAAGACAGCGCAGGCATTGAGTTCAATCCGCTACTCAATCGCTACGGCCTCAACGATAAACTGGACATCAACTACCTGCTGGCCTACCAGAAAAATTATTAA